The following are encoded in a window of Methanomassiliicoccus sp. genomic DNA:
- a CDS encoding rhomboid family intramembrane serine protease, giving the protein MEPASLLVIAIIAVTLGLALLKRFELTPLLVLGNLGIFFVTLFANQWLIFHELAFQPADLENGTALYTLFTSMFIHFNFAHVIGNMLFLFFLGSPLEARIGKRRFALVYFSAGIVGSLLAAIYFIVLGTNLYVLMMGASGAISGLVGTLLVLYPRDEIPMFVGPLFLPKVPVWIAAFSWFIIDVLLVFVTSSEVSWQAHVGGFMAGLVVGLLLGRQVEEAKRKEEAPRDYSKLEALATTPQLRSALDRIKDESNADVRKVWLEYFAEHSLCPVCGGKMKYRKDRFVCQCGKEVEIW; this is encoded by the coding sequence ATGGAACCCGCGTCCCTGCTGGTCATCGCCATCATCGCCGTCACCCTCGGCCTTGCACTGCTAAAGCGATTCGAGCTTACTCCCCTGCTGGTGCTGGGCAACCTGGGCATATTCTTCGTAACCCTGTTCGCCAACCAGTGGCTCATCTTTCATGAGCTCGCCTTCCAGCCGGCGGACCTGGAAAACGGGACGGCCCTTTACACCCTGTTCACCAGCATGTTCATCCACTTTAACTTCGCCCATGTCATCGGCAACATGCTGTTCCTGTTCTTCCTCGGCTCTCCCCTGGAGGCGCGCATCGGGAAGCGGAGGTTCGCGTTGGTGTACTTCTCCGCGGGCATCGTCGGCTCGCTCCTCGCGGCCATATACTTCATCGTGCTGGGGACCAACCTTTACGTCCTGATGATGGGGGCCTCGGGGGCGATCTCCGGACTGGTCGGAACGCTCCTGGTGCTGTACCCGCGGGATGAGATCCCCATGTTCGTGGGGCCGCTCTTCCTTCCCAAGGTGCCGGTATGGATAGCGGCGTTCAGCTGGTTCATCATCGACGTGCTGCTCGTGTTCGTCACCTCCTCCGAGGTCTCCTGGCAGGCTCACGTGGGCGGGTTCATGGCTGGACTAGTCGTGGGCCTGCTGCTCGGGCGCCAGGTGGAGGAGGCCAAGAGGAAAGAGGAAGCTCCCCGGGACTACTCCAAGCTGGAGGCCCTGGCTACCACCCCTCAGCTGAGAAGTGCCCTCGATCGAATCAAGGATGAGAGCAACGCCGACGTACGCAAGGTGTGGTTGGAATATTTCGCTGAACATTCCCTCTGCCCCGTTTGCGGAGGAAAGATGAAGTACCGAAAAGACCGCTTTGTGTGCCAATGTGGGAAGGAGGTCGAGATATGGTGA
- the gatE gene encoding Glu-tRNA(Gln) amidotransferase subunit GatE, with amino-acid sequence MSEHELTCGLEIHQQLDTRKLFCDCQTLLVEDEGGSLLRRLRPTQSELGEIDRAALAQAEKKLRFRYQAPHGSSCLVDADEEPPHAANADALDIVLTFAAMLEARPVDEVHFMRKLVIDGSNTTGFQRTAMIAMDGKLEVNGRMISVPTFCLEEDAARKVDTKAGEVTYRLDRLGIPLIEVATGPELHTPEEVKEAAQRLGSMMRATRKVKRGIGTIREDVNISIPGGARVEIKGVQELRLLPLYVEKEVERQRSLLRIRDVLRERNVTKKEPEIRDFSEIFASCPSKVISGALKKGGKVLGAPLPGFAGLLRSPDTKLRLGAEMAQYARTRGVAGIFHADELPAYGIDHGYVDKLRQAMALGPQDAFVLCADEPRRAEAALNAAIGRAYNALNGVPEETRDPLPDGSTAYSRPLPGAERMYPETDVPPITIEAARMGRIRSNLPELTDVRIARIAATYGIHQQQARQIVHDGWDDLFEEVAANRELAGTAARTLLSTLPELERQGVDMAKLDEAALREVFTALSAGRFAKEAVPDLLALRAKGKSVDQAVEELGLSMVSSDEAAAIVAKVVKEREAFVREKGKGAVGPLMGVVMAELKGKLDGKAASDLLRKEIDKLLSS; translated from the coding sequence ATGAGCGAGCACGAGCTGACCTGCGGGCTGGAGATCCACCAGCAGCTGGACACCCGGAAGCTGTTCTGCGACTGCCAGACCCTGCTGGTGGAGGACGAGGGCGGGAGCCTGCTTCGCCGCCTGCGGCCGACCCAGTCGGAGCTCGGCGAGATCGACCGCGCTGCCCTGGCGCAGGCAGAGAAGAAGCTCCGGTTCCGGTACCAGGCGCCACACGGATCCTCGTGCCTGGTGGACGCTGACGAAGAGCCTCCGCATGCCGCCAACGCCGACGCGCTGGACATCGTGCTCACCTTCGCCGCGATGCTCGAGGCGAGACCGGTGGACGAGGTCCACTTCATGCGCAAATTGGTCATTGACGGCTCGAACACGACGGGTTTCCAGCGTACCGCCATGATCGCCATGGACGGCAAGCTGGAGGTCAACGGCCGCATGATCTCGGTACCCACTTTCTGTCTGGAGGAGGACGCCGCGCGCAAGGTCGACACCAAGGCCGGTGAGGTCACCTACCGCCTGGACCGCCTGGGCATCCCGCTCATAGAGGTGGCCACGGGACCGGAGCTGCACACCCCCGAGGAAGTGAAGGAGGCGGCCCAGCGCCTGGGCTCTATGATGCGGGCCACCCGCAAGGTCAAGCGGGGCATCGGTACCATCAGGGAGGACGTCAACATCTCTATCCCTGGAGGCGCCAGGGTCGAGATCAAGGGAGTGCAGGAGCTCCGCCTTCTGCCGCTGTACGTGGAGAAGGAGGTCGAGCGCCAGCGCTCGCTACTGCGTATTCGTGACGTCCTCAGGGAGAGGAACGTTACGAAGAAGGAGCCGGAGATCAGGGACTTTTCCGAGATCTTTGCCTCCTGCCCGTCCAAAGTCATCTCCGGGGCGCTCAAGAAGGGCGGCAAGGTCCTGGGGGCTCCCCTGCCTGGCTTTGCCGGACTGCTCCGCTCGCCGGACACCAAGCTACGCCTGGGGGCGGAGATGGCGCAGTACGCGCGGACCAGGGGCGTCGCCGGGATCTTCCACGCCGACGAGCTGCCGGCCTACGGTATCGACCATGGATACGTGGACAAGCTCCGGCAGGCCATGGCTCTAGGCCCCCAGGACGCCTTCGTGCTGTGCGCCGACGAGCCACGACGGGCGGAGGCCGCCCTCAACGCCGCCATCGGCCGGGCATACAACGCGCTGAACGGCGTGCCGGAGGAGACCCGGGACCCGCTGCCCGACGGGTCTACTGCCTACTCCCGTCCCCTGCCGGGGGCGGAGAGGATGTACCCCGAGACCGACGTACCGCCCATCACCATCGAGGCGGCGCGCATGGGCCGCATCAGGTCCAACCTGCCCGAGCTGACCGACGTGCGCATCGCCCGCATCGCGGCGACCTATGGCATCCATCAGCAGCAGGCCCGTCAGATAGTCCACGACGGTTGGGACGATCTGTTCGAGGAGGTCGCGGCCAACCGAGAGCTGGCCGGCACCGCCGCACGAACGCTCCTCTCGACGCTGCCGGAGTTGGAGCGCCAGGGAGTGGACATGGCCAAGCTTGACGAGGCGGCGCTGCGCGAGGTCTTCACCGCCCTGTCGGCAGGGCGCTTCGCTAAGGAGGCGGTCCCCGATCTCCTCGCCCTGAGGGCCAAGGGGAAGAGCGTCGACCAAGCGGTCGAGGAACTGGGCCTGTCCATGGTCTCCTCGGACGAGGCCGCGGCCATCGTCGCCAAGGTGGTCAAGGAACGGGAGGCCTTCGTCCGGGAGAAAGGAAAGGGAGCGGTGGGCCCCCTCATGGGAGTGGTCATGGCCGAGCTCAAGGGAAAGCTGGACGGAAAGGCCGCCAGCGATCTGCTCAGGAAGGAGATCGACAAGCTCCTCTCCTCATGA
- a CDS encoding HemK2/MTQ2 family protein methyltransferase, with protein MRYQKEIDIEECEDVYPPMEDTFLLLGEVEIAPGTRALEMGCGTGLISCHLAAEGAVLTAADVNPRAVECTRANLGRNNLPGEVVESDLFSEVAGTFDLMVFNPPYLSVEEEGLLERAWAGGKEGVDVLVPFLEGARPRLRPGGRIVLLLSSEMERPALDKTLNSFTRRRLGSRRYFYEELWVEELVPL; from the coding sequence GTGCGCTATCAGAAGGAGATCGACATCGAGGAGTGCGAGGACGTGTATCCTCCCATGGAGGACACTTTCCTGCTGCTCGGCGAGGTCGAGATCGCTCCTGGCACGAGAGCGCTGGAGATGGGGTGCGGCACCGGGCTCATCAGCTGTCATCTTGCCGCCGAGGGCGCTGTCCTGACCGCGGCGGATGTGAACCCCCGGGCGGTGGAGTGCACCCGGGCCAACCTCGGAAGGAACAACTTGCCCGGAGAGGTGGTGGAGAGCGATCTCTTCTCGGAGGTGGCGGGGACGTTCGACCTCATGGTGTTCAATCCGCCGTACCTTTCGGTGGAGGAGGAGGGGTTGCTGGAGAGGGCGTGGGCCGGGGGGAAAGAGGGGGTGGATGTCCTCGTACCCTTCCTGGAAGGGGCCAGACCTCGCCTGAGGCCGGGAGGAAGGATCGTTCTCCTGCTGTCTTCGGAAATGGAAAGGCCGGCGCTTGATAAGACCCTTAACTCGTTCACGCGGCGCCGCCTGGGCTCTCGCCGGTATTTCTACGAGGAGCTATGGGTCGAGGAGCTGGTGCCCCTCTGA
- the purD gene encoding phosphoribosylamine--glycine ligase: MKVLVVGGGGREHAIASALAASGSTIYSAMKNHNPGIARLAKESKLVKETDVPVVVDFALSKGVEMAVIGPEAPLEVGLVDSLEAKGIRCVGPSKAAARLEISKSFTRALMRRHQVPGNIDFAVFDDLASARKFVLENDREMVVKPVGLTGGKGVKVMGEHLLSKQDTIRYLEEIFEHRIGGGGVVLEEKLVGEEFTLQVFCDGHDVIPMPLVQDHKRAYEGDVGPNTGGMGAYSQEDHLLPFVTARERESALDIMRCTVAAMRAEGCEYRGILYGQFMNTRDGPRVIEYNARFGDPEAMNVLSIIASSFTDICTGIADGHLPANRVSFLRKATVCKYVVPRGYGTDPAAGKVVNVDEKAIAKIGAKAYYAMVSEENGQVLTTTSRAVGVVGIDDTIEAAERTCEKALAHVTGDALFVRHDIGRPEVVRKRVEHMQQVRR; this comes from the coding sequence ATGAAGGTCCTTGTAGTAGGCGGGGGCGGCCGAGAGCACGCCATCGCCTCAGCCCTAGCTGCCAGCGGCTCGACCATCTATTCCGCGATGAAGAACCACAACCCTGGCATCGCGAGATTGGCCAAGGAATCTAAGCTGGTCAAGGAGACCGACGTCCCCGTGGTGGTGGATTTCGCCCTGTCTAAGGGAGTTGAGATGGCGGTCATCGGCCCCGAGGCTCCGTTGGAGGTCGGCCTGGTGGACTCACTGGAGGCAAAGGGGATAAGATGCGTGGGGCCGAGCAAAGCCGCCGCCCGCCTGGAGATCTCCAAGTCCTTCACCCGCGCGCTGATGCGCAGGCACCAGGTGCCGGGTAACATCGATTTCGCGGTCTTCGACGACCTCGCCTCGGCAAGGAAGTTCGTCCTGGAAAACGACCGGGAGATGGTCGTGAAGCCCGTGGGCCTGACCGGAGGGAAGGGCGTCAAGGTCATGGGCGAGCACCTCCTGAGCAAGCAGGACACCATCCGCTACCTCGAAGAGATATTCGAGCACCGCATCGGCGGAGGAGGGGTCGTCCTCGAGGAGAAGCTGGTGGGCGAGGAGTTCACCCTGCAAGTATTCTGTGACGGCCATGATGTCATTCCCATGCCCTTGGTTCAGGACCATAAGCGCGCTTACGAGGGCGATGTAGGACCGAACACCGGGGGAATGGGGGCATATTCTCAGGAAGACCACCTCCTCCCGTTCGTCACCGCCCGGGAGCGGGAGAGCGCACTGGACATCATGCGGTGCACGGTGGCGGCCATGAGGGCCGAAGGGTGCGAGTACCGAGGCATCCTCTACGGGCAGTTCATGAACACCCGGGACGGGCCGCGGGTCATCGAGTACAACGCGAGGTTCGGGGACCCCGAAGCCATGAACGTGCTGTCGATCATCGCTTCCTCGTTCACCGACATCTGCACCGGCATCGCCGACGGGCACCTACCGGCGAACAGGGTCTCGTTCCTGAGGAAGGCTACGGTGTGCAAGTATGTCGTCCCCCGGGGTTACGGTACCGACCCGGCGGCCGGCAAGGTGGTGAATGTGGACGAAAAGGCCATCGCCAAGATCGGGGCGAAAGCATACTATGCCATGGTCAGCGAGGAGAACGGCCAGGTCCTGACGACGACTTCCCGTGCTGTCGGCGTGGTGGGCATCGATGATACCATCGAGGCGGCGGAGCGGACCTGCGAGAAAGCGCTCGCCCACGTCACCGGGGACGCGCTGTTCGTCCGCCACGACATCGGGCGGCCGGAGGTCGTCCGCAAGCGGGTCGAGCATATGCAGCAGGTGCGAAGATAG
- a CDS encoding MBL fold metallo-hydrolase, translated as MVMTVEVVCEGYLRRENGVLLEAHSTSSLIVGGSHNILVDTSSLHLRNRLISGLRSLNLGPQDIDILISTHLHHDHVGNNDLFPNAIWFARAEEDPEPFYRKVRTDLELIPGVRLLHTPGHTRGSMSVEVETTDGRYVIAGDAFPTKDNFDKWVAPLIKYDEGAALRSMKRIAYLADHIVPGHGAPFAADLNGRQR; from the coding sequence ATGGTGATGACAGTGGAGGTGGTGTGCGAAGGCTATCTCCGGCGCGAGAACGGCGTGCTCCTGGAAGCACATTCTACTTCCTCGCTCATCGTGGGGGGGTCCCACAACATCCTGGTGGACACCTCGTCCCTCCACCTCCGCAACCGTCTGATCTCCGGCCTGAGGTCCCTAAATCTGGGCCCGCAAGACATTGACATCCTGATCAGCACTCATCTGCACCACGATCACGTGGGCAATAACGATCTCTTCCCCAACGCCATATGGTTCGCCCGGGCCGAGGAGGATCCGGAGCCCTTCTACCGCAAGGTGAGGACCGACCTCGAGCTCATACCCGGGGTCCGGCTGCTCCACACCCCCGGGCATACCAGAGGGTCGATGAGCGTGGAGGTCGAGACCACCGACGGACGGTACGTGATCGCCGGGGACGCCTTCCCGACAAAGGACAACTTCGACAAGTGGGTCGCGCCCCTCATCAAGTACGATGAGGGGGCCGCGTTGAGGAGCATGAAGCGCATCGCCTACCTCGCCGATCATATCGTTCCGGGGCACGGGGCGCCGTTCGCCGCCGACCTCAACGGCCGGCAGCGATAG
- the gatD gene encoding Glu-tRNA(Gln) amidotransferase subunit GatD, translating to MSYSSRVRDILDKVGAAEGDTLLVRSEGRDSTGVLMPHHEFSHPDVVVLKLKNGYNVGVMITPAAEIAVASKAETREKHPKAAANGKGRKKVAVLGTGGTIASYVDYRTGAVHPALSAGDLVATVPEIADVCDVRSEVLFSIFSENMNMEHWQRIAEVAADRINDGVEGCIIPHGTDTMGYTAAALSFMLDGLTRPVVLVGAQRSSDRPSSDAYTNLLSAARFIINSDAAEVVVLMHQTSSDTTAAVHRGTKVRKMHTSRRDAFQSINSSPIARVDFEGGIEFLEQYRRRLQGKVTPRTEMERNVALLYFYPGMSPTTFEHVLNDSRGVVFAGTGLGHVSSDMVKAIGKAVTNGTAVVMTSQCLNGMVNLNVYDNGRDLVTAGVIPGGDMLPETAYIKLMWALGQESDDAKIRKMMTTDLRGELTARREMA from the coding sequence ATGAGCTATTCATCGCGCGTGCGCGATATTCTGGATAAGGTCGGCGCGGCCGAGGGCGACACGCTCCTGGTGAGGAGCGAGGGCCGCGACAGCACCGGCGTCCTCATGCCCCATCACGAGTTCAGTCATCCCGACGTCGTAGTGCTCAAGCTGAAGAACGGGTACAATGTCGGCGTCATGATCACCCCCGCCGCAGAGATCGCGGTAGCAAGCAAGGCGGAGACGCGCGAGAAGCACCCTAAGGCCGCCGCCAACGGCAAGGGGAGGAAGAAGGTCGCCGTGCTGGGCACCGGCGGAACGATCGCCAGCTACGTCGATTACCGCACCGGTGCCGTGCACCCAGCGCTGTCGGCCGGCGACCTCGTGGCCACCGTGCCGGAGATCGCCGACGTGTGCGACGTGCGGTCCGAGGTGCTCTTCTCCATCTTTTCGGAGAACATGAACATGGAGCACTGGCAGCGCATCGCCGAGGTTGCCGCAGACCGTATCAACGATGGTGTGGAGGGATGCATCATTCCTCATGGCACGGATACCATGGGCTATACCGCCGCGGCCCTGTCGTTCATGCTCGACGGTCTCACGAGGCCGGTGGTACTGGTCGGAGCCCAACGTTCCTCGGACCGCCCGTCGTCGGATGCCTACACCAACTTACTCTCCGCCGCCCGGTTCATCATCAACTCCGATGCCGCCGAGGTTGTGGTGCTCATGCACCAGACCTCCTCGGACACCACTGCCGCGGTGCATCGCGGCACGAAGGTGCGCAAGATGCACACTTCCCGCCGGGACGCCTTCCAGAGCATCAATTCCTCGCCCATCGCCCGAGTGGACTTCGAGGGAGGCATAGAATTCTTGGAGCAATACCGCAGGCGGTTGCAGGGAAAGGTCACCCCGCGCACCGAGATGGAGCGAAACGTCGCCCTGCTGTACTTCTACCCGGGCATGAGCCCGACCACCTTCGAGCACGTCTTGAACGATAGTAGGGGAGTGGTGTTCGCCGGCACCGGCCTCGGGCATGTGTCCTCGGACATGGTCAAGGCAATCGGAAAAGCGGTGACAAACGGGACCGCAGTGGTGATGACCTCGCAATGCTTGAACGGAATGGTGAACCTTAACGTGTACGACAACGGCCGGGACCTCGTGACCGCCGGGGTCATCCCGGGCGGGGACATGCTGCCGGAGACGGCCTACATCAAGCTCATGTGGGCTCTGGGGCAGGAGAGCGACGATGCGAAGATCAGGAAGATGATGACCACGGACCTTCGGGGCGAGCTGACCGCAAGGAGGGAGATGGCATGA
- the trxA gene encoding thioredoxin codes for MAENVIEIDQSNFDSTVKANPKLVVDCWAEWCGPCRMMGPIIDRLAKEHAGKYAFAKLNVDESPQLSQAHRIMAIPTLLFFKDGQVVDQIVGLVPKEEIEEVMRKKL; via the coding sequence ATGGCCGAGAACGTCATCGAGATCGACCAGTCCAATTTTGACTCTACCGTGAAGGCCAACCCCAAGCTAGTGGTGGACTGCTGGGCGGAGTGGTGCGGACCATGCCGGATGATGGGACCGATAATCGACCGGCTGGCCAAAGAGCATGCCGGGAAATACGCGTTCGCCAAGCTCAACGTGGACGAGAGTCCTCAGCTATCGCAGGCTCACCGCATCATGGCGATACCGACGCTGCTGTTCTTCAAGGACGGCCAGGTGGTCGATCAGATAGTCGGCCTGGTCCCGAAGGAAGAGATCGAAGAGGTCATGCGCAAGAAGCTATGA
- the hypB gene encoding hydrogenase nickel incorporation protein HypB produces MHKVSDISIEADVLAENRKLGHENHHRLRNHGIRSLDVMGAIGSGKTLLIQKMAMRMMEKGMKVAVLAGDLTGQDDFDRFQTAGIAAVNVNTGKECHLDAHLVDHALDKLDLDGLDFLFIENVGNLVCPADFPLGTDQRMVVISVTEGDDMVRKQPGIFVESDIAVLNKVDLLPFMDIDASLMDRDYAKVKKGAKLYRTSAKTGDGIDELFRALNIQV; encoded by the coding sequence GTGCATAAGGTATCCGACATCTCCATCGAGGCCGACGTGCTGGCCGAGAACCGTAAGCTCGGGCATGAGAACCATCACCGGCTCCGGAACCACGGGATCCGCTCCCTGGACGTCATGGGCGCCATCGGATCCGGGAAAACGCTGCTCATCCAGAAGATGGCGATGCGCATGATGGAGAAAGGCATGAAGGTCGCGGTCCTCGCCGGCGACCTCACTGGCCAGGACGACTTCGACCGCTTCCAGACAGCAGGCATAGCCGCGGTCAACGTCAACACCGGCAAGGAGTGCCACCTTGATGCTCACCTCGTCGACCATGCTCTGGACAAATTGGACCTCGACGGCCTGGACTTCCTGTTCATCGAGAACGTCGGCAACCTGGTCTGTCCGGCCGACTTCCCTCTGGGGACCGACCAGCGTATGGTCGTCATCTCCGTGACCGAGGGTGATGACATGGTAAGGAAACAACCGGGCATCTTTGTCGAATCGGACATCGCCGTGCTCAACAAGGTCGACCTCCTGCCGTTCATGGACATCGACGCGTCGCTCATGGACCGGGACTACGCCAAGGTGAAGAAAGGAGCCAAGCTCTACCGCACCAGCGCCAAGACCGGAGATGGCATTGACGAGCTGTTCCGCGCCCTGAACATCCAGGTGTGA
- a CDS encoding HVO_0476 family zinc finger protein has product MTVPNALYLDCPSCGEHAVHEVLKGKMSKKQDSMEATVKCQECGHTYATVVREPEVIKVPIIVSEQGNSKKEEIELEAGELLSLNDELYLGDTHLLVTGIECGERRVEKCDTKDISTIWAKKFDKVIVKISINKHTRTIPTQMEAMPDEEFYVGDMMTVGKEKVVIHNIKSKEGTVRRGGVPARDIVRIYTKAVRTTTY; this is encoded by the coding sequence ATGACCGTACCTAACGCGCTCTACCTGGACTGCCCCTCGTGCGGCGAGCATGCCGTCCACGAGGTCCTGAAGGGAAAGATGAGCAAGAAGCAGGACAGTATGGAAGCGACCGTGAAATGCCAGGAGTGCGGCCACACCTACGCCACAGTGGTCCGCGAACCGGAGGTGATCAAGGTGCCCATCATCGTCTCCGAGCAGGGGAACTCCAAGAAGGAGGAGATCGAGCTGGAGGCCGGCGAGCTGCTGAGCCTAAACGACGAGCTGTATCTCGGGGACACCCACCTCCTAGTCACGGGCATCGAATGCGGCGAGAGGCGGGTGGAGAAGTGCGACACCAAGGACATCTCCACCATCTGGGCCAAGAAATTCGATAAAGTCATCGTGAAGATTTCCATCAACAAGCACACGAGGACAATCCCGACGCAGATGGAGGCGATGCCCGACGAGGAGTTCTACGTCGGGGACATGATGACCGTAGGCAAGGAGAAGGTGGTCATCCACAACATCAAATCGAAGGAGGGGACGGTGCGCCGGGGCGGGGTCCCGGCGCGGGACATCGTGAGGATCTACACCAAGGCGGTGCGGACCACAACATACTGA
- a CDS encoding CARDB domain-containing protein encodes MIAIAAATALLLVSCLAAFPAAVAAETNSYSVSFDGSVQYLAPNETGTVLVHVSTDRPAGNYTWNASMSAGSVTPSKGTTDAESLTLKVTAGTTTGDAVLSVGLTNGTVSQTVKYTVHVISPVVITADVRNNGNVTLTSVPVQFMADGTVINTTTFTIPANSTKTLTYNWTAGGLSDGDHTLQIVLDPNSQYVSFLDGSTTFSSTFHKGGTLFGMLNILLVIIAVLLMVVIFFTYMNRGKKRKK; translated from the coding sequence ATGATCGCGATCGCAGCGGCCACGGCGCTGCTGCTGGTGTCCTGCCTCGCCGCCTTCCCGGCGGCGGTGGCGGCGGAGACGAACAGCTATAGCGTGAGCTTCGACGGGAGCGTCCAATACCTCGCGCCCAACGAGACCGGGACGGTCCTCGTCCATGTGTCGACCGACCGACCGGCCGGTAACTACACCTGGAACGCCTCGATGAGCGCGGGCTCGGTCACCCCTTCCAAGGGCACTACCGATGCGGAGAGCCTCACCCTTAAGGTGACCGCGGGGACCACCACCGGCGACGCCGTGCTGTCGGTCGGTCTGACCAACGGGACTGTCAGCCAGACGGTGAAGTACACGGTCCACGTGATCAGCCCGGTGGTCATCACCGCCGATGTGAGGAACAACGGCAACGTCACGCTGACCAGCGTCCCGGTGCAGTTCATGGCTGATGGAACGGTGATCAATACGACCACCTTCACCATCCCCGCGAACTCCACCAAGACGCTGACCTACAATTGGACGGCCGGCGGCCTCAGCGACGGTGATCACACCTTGCAGATCGTCCTGGATCCCAATAGCCAGTACGTCAGCTTCCTCGACGGCAGCACCACCTTCTCGTCCACCTTCCACAAGGGCGGGACTCTCTTCGGGATGCTGAACATCCTGCTGGTGATCATCGCTGTGCTCCTGATGGTGGTCATCTTCTTCACCTACATGAACCGGGGGAAGAAGAGGAAGAAGTGA